In the Dermochelys coriacea isolate rDerCor1 chromosome 25, rDerCor1.pri.v4, whole genome shotgun sequence genome, one interval contains:
- the MRPL34 gene encoding 39S ribosomal protein L34, mitochondrial produces the protein MAFVTGRLGHLWPLPPAGRFFLLQRVVACPSLSRTISIFSDALGQPPSTSLSFRSAGIFQSIPRHLSPWNLQQIRTKARGNEYQPKNLKRKRTHGWIKRIRTPSGIEVILRRMLKGRKSLSH, from the exons ATGGCTTTCGTTACCGGCCGCCTGGGCCACCTCTGGCCTCTGCCTCCCGCGGGCAG ATTCTTCCTGCTGCAGCGCGTCGTAGCCTGCCCCTCACTGTCCAGGACAATTTCCATCTTCTCTGATGCTTTGGGGCAGCCTCCGAGCACCAGCCTGTCCTTCAGGTCTGCAGGCATCTTCCAAAGCATCCCTAGACACCTGTCACCATGGAACCTTCAGCAAATACGCACCAAGGCACGCGGGAATGAATATCAACCAAAGAACCTCAAGCGCAAACGGACCCATGGCTGGATCAAGCGTATTAGAACTCCCAGTGGGATCGAGGTGATCCTCCGACGCATGCTGAAAGGCAGGAAATCGCTGAGCCACTGA